One Pseudoalteromonas sp. UG3-2 DNA window includes the following coding sequences:
- the trxA gene encoding thioredoxin TrxA, producing MSDKIIQLTDDSFEADVIKSDKPVLVDFWAEWCGPCKMIAPILDEVVESHGNRVAIGKLNIDQNAGTPPKYGIRGIPTLLLFKDGQVAATKVGALSKTQLVEFLENNL from the coding sequence ATGAGCGACAAAATTATTCAACTAACTGATGACAGCTTCGAAGCAGATGTGATCAAATCTGATAAACCTGTATTGGTCGACTTTTGGGCTGAGTGGTGTGGTCCATGTAAGATGATTGCGCCTATCCTTGATGAGGTAGTGGAGTCTCACGGTAACCGTGTTGCGATTGGTAAACTTAATATCGATCAAAACGCTGGCACTCCACCAAAATATGGTATCCGTGGCATTCCAACTTTGCTGCTGTTCAAAGACGGCCAAGTTGCTGCGACGAAAGTAGGTGCGCTTTCTAAAACTCAACTGGTTGAGTTCCTAGAAAATAACCTATAA
- a CDS encoding tetratricopeptide repeat-containing hybrid sensor histidine kinase/response regulator: MELKSWGRLWSRTVIYGLFVSSAYIPTWTYATELDLSQLETLESWQLQQQAGLEWLADKQLSAEQRAELLLTLSRLPYQQNNFRDALKFLTLLEQHTSANKLSDNYFKALKLQGICHFYLGQYQDAIDLYERALAVAQQRQNAIEIANLRSNLGLAFFKSHTLDQALAHFLEADALYQQYGDAQDQADILLNISGVYIRQAAYDKAEEMLQTALQAFGRLGDEYGEALAQADLGVLYTETQRPELARASYQAAIDYYEQQNDIRHLSYEYVNLSKLSYSLNALEEAEKEANFALYYGEKANNPANLMEAYFALAKVLFAQSRLTRALDYAQQSLALSQQLGEQRKESASLRLLALIAAATGNIALSRDYHQQYLALQRRLMRDSVQQRINDYRAKYEASELSREVESLKQAQKLQSLKEQQKSQLLMLSAIIGLLTLLSGFALYRRRSEQQAKLELTKKVAERTAQLQQKADELKTANSVKSQFLANMSHEIRTPLTTVLGHAEDLLTGHTLTPEATHAVKVMHAQGCHLRDLVSDILDLSKIEAERLELEPSEFLLSSLLADLGDTFQQSCENKSLDFIVVNRLEDNACVRLDYIRVKQILINLLSNALKFTETGRIELHLTSTQQGLAFTVIDTGIGMNEQQVARIFDSFQQADNSITRRFGGSGLGLSLSNKLAQMMAADIHVTSAPGQGSTFTFALPCHLYRMTESNFSDPSPGINEPLTGSVLIVEDHVENRQLFARMVARYGPSVSTAENGKQAVELCLSQFPDLVLMDIQMPDMDGLEALKILRTAGYNQPIYALTANVLSNEVQSYIAAGFNGHIGKPFSKKELLAVLKDNLQVAEQGELGDIQVDLSDLRDSFASTFEQERYLAIDAWQNEDWQALQGLCHKLAGAATMFGFTALAKVAKSFELALTQQNAEQYQSLFLALCDELGANSTTIISD, encoded by the coding sequence ATGGAGTTGAAAAGCTGGGGCAGGTTATGGTCTCGCACTGTAATTTACGGGTTATTTGTCTCTAGCGCCTACATTCCCACATGGACTTACGCCACAGAGCTCGATCTCAGTCAGCTAGAAACACTAGAAAGCTGGCAGCTACAACAACAAGCGGGCTTGGAGTGGTTGGCCGACAAGCAACTCAGTGCTGAGCAAAGAGCTGAGCTGTTACTCACCCTCAGTCGTCTGCCATATCAACAAAATAATTTTCGCGATGCGCTTAAGTTTCTCACACTGTTAGAGCAGCATACTAGTGCCAATAAGCTTAGTGATAACTATTTCAAGGCATTAAAATTACAAGGGATATGCCACTTTTATTTAGGTCAGTATCAAGACGCCATCGACCTCTATGAGCGTGCCTTAGCGGTTGCACAGCAGCGTCAAAACGCCATTGAAATTGCCAACCTCCGGAGTAATTTGGGCTTGGCCTTTTTCAAAAGCCATACCTTAGACCAAGCTCTGGCGCACTTTCTTGAAGCCGACGCGCTTTACCAACAGTATGGAGATGCGCAAGACCAAGCTGATATTTTACTCAATATTTCTGGTGTGTATATTCGCCAAGCAGCCTATGACAAAGCAGAGGAAATGTTACAAACGGCATTACAGGCGTTTGGTCGCTTAGGGGATGAGTATGGTGAAGCGCTGGCTCAGGCTGATCTGGGGGTGCTGTATACAGAAACCCAACGCCCCGAGCTTGCAAGAGCTTCCTATCAAGCTGCCATCGATTATTACGAACAACAAAATGATATTCGGCATTTATCCTATGAGTATGTCAATTTATCCAAGCTGAGCTACTCGCTTAACGCTTTAGAGGAGGCGGAAAAAGAGGCCAATTTCGCGCTCTATTATGGTGAAAAGGCAAATAACCCAGCCAACTTAATGGAAGCCTATTTTGCCTTGGCCAAAGTGTTATTTGCACAATCGCGCTTAACCCGTGCTCTGGATTACGCTCAGCAATCACTGGCTTTAAGTCAGCAGCTTGGCGAGCAAAGAAAAGAGTCTGCGTCATTACGATTGTTGGCTTTGATTGCAGCCGCAACAGGGAACATCGCGCTCTCTAGAGACTATCACCAGCAATACCTTGCTCTGCAAAGGCGGCTAATGAGAGACAGCGTGCAACAGCGCATAAATGATTACCGAGCTAAGTATGAGGCCAGTGAATTAAGCCGGGAAGTGGAGTCGTTGAAGCAAGCGCAAAAGTTACAGAGTTTAAAGGAACAGCAAAAAAGTCAGCTTCTCATGCTCAGTGCCATTATAGGCCTATTAACGTTATTGAGTGGTTTTGCACTGTATCGTCGTCGGTCTGAGCAACAAGCCAAACTTGAGTTAACGAAAAAAGTCGCTGAGCGCACGGCACAGTTACAGCAAAAAGCGGATGAACTGAAAACCGCAAATAGCGTAAAAAGTCAGTTTTTAGCTAACATGAGTCATGAGATAAGAACGCCTTTGACCACGGTGTTAGGTCATGCTGAAGATCTACTGACAGGGCACACTTTAACTCCCGAGGCCACTCATGCGGTAAAAGTGATGCATGCTCAAGGCTGCCATCTACGAGACTTAGTCAGTGATATTCTCGATCTCAGTAAAATTGAAGCGGAGCGTCTTGAGCTTGAGCCGAGTGAGTTTTTGTTAAGCAGTTTATTAGCGGATCTTGGTGATACCTTTCAACAGAGCTGTGAGAATAAGTCACTGGACTTTATCGTGGTCAATCGACTGGAGGACAATGCCTGTGTACGCTTGGATTATATTCGAGTAAAGCAAATATTAATTAACCTACTCAGCAATGCCTTAAAGTTCACAGAGACCGGCCGCATTGAGCTTCATCTTACGTCTACTCAGCAAGGGCTAGCGTTTACTGTTATTGATACCGGAATTGGCATGAATGAACAGCAAGTAGCGCGTATTTTTGATAGTTTTCAGCAAGCAGATAACAGTATCACTAGACGTTTTGGAGGTTCTGGGCTTGGGCTCAGCTTATCCAACAAACTTGCTCAAATGATGGCGGCAGACATTCATGTTACCAGTGCACCAGGCCAAGGAAGCACCTTTACATTTGCGCTCCCTTGCCATCTATACCGTATGACAGAGAGTAACTTCTCGGATCCCTCTCCTGGTATAAATGAGCCGCTCACTGGCAGTGTGCTAATTGTCGAAGATCATGTTGAAAATCGTCAGCTGTTTGCGCGTATGGTAGCGCGGTATGGTCCGTCGGTGAGTACGGCTGAAAACGGCAAACAAGCGGTGGAATTATGTTTGAGTCAATTCCCCGACTTAGTACTGATGGATATTCAAATGCCTGATATGGACGGCTTAGAGGCGTTGAAAATTCTTCGTACAGCCGGTTATAACCAGCCAATCTATGCCCTCACAGCCAATGTGCTGAGCAATGAAGTGCAGTCATATATAGCCGCTGGCTTTAATGGCCATATTGGTAAACCGTTTAGCAAAAAAGAATTGTTGGCTGTGCTTAAGGACAATTTGCAAGTAGCTGAACAGGGAGAGTTAGGAGATATTCAAGTGGATCTTTCCGATCTCAGAGACAGCTTTGCCAGTACTTTTGAGCAAGAACGTTATTTGGCGATTGATGCATGGCAGAATGAAGATTGGCAAGCGCTGCAGGGACTGTGTCATAAGCTTGCCGGTGCCGCGACTATGTTTGGCTTTACTGCGCTGGCGAAAGTAGCTAAGTCGTTTGAGCTGGCGCTAACGCAGCAAAACGCCGAGCAATATCAAAGTCTGTTTTTGGCCTTATGTGATGAGCTGGGGGCCAACTCGACAACCATTATAAGCGATTAA
- a CDS encoding tetratricopeptide repeat protein, producing MQVASRLINGYDWVFSFVARFKPYLILLVALLITCYLYFQHQATQAKYQTLLKAPEVDDLIIYDVGKLSDKQYQTQLRVLQITAVEEQQIEAKESAYTYSSMRKITMDIRVSMLMTDNYFKRQPKTLARQQLTSLLADEVILEVHRPVGTHALGGVVRQRFKEPEIQYHGPKIQQQNQEAIYAYSQGDFVTARDMFASIAETGHAWAQYNYATMLRDGEGGEQDLTAAVKWLKRSAAQDNPKAKVALSELCKTHKCD from the coding sequence ATGCAAGTAGCATCACGACTGATTAATGGTTACGACTGGGTATTTAGTTTTGTCGCACGATTTAAGCCTTACCTCATACTACTGGTCGCCCTGCTCATCACTTGCTATTTGTACTTTCAGCACCAAGCCACGCAAGCTAAGTACCAAACCCTGCTAAAAGCCCCTGAAGTAGACGACTTGATTATCTATGACGTCGGTAAACTCAGTGACAAGCAATATCAAACGCAATTGCGGGTATTGCAAATCACAGCAGTTGAAGAGCAGCAAATCGAGGCCAAAGAGAGCGCTTATACCTACAGTAGCATGCGCAAAATCACCATGGACATTCGCGTCAGTATGTTGATGACCGATAACTACTTCAAGCGGCAACCGAAAACATTAGCGCGTCAGCAGTTAACCAGCCTGCTAGCCGATGAGGTGATCTTAGAAGTACACCGTCCTGTGGGCACCCATGCGCTTGGCGGCGTGGTGCGACAACGTTTTAAAGAGCCTGAAATTCAATACCATGGACCCAAGATTCAACAGCAAAACCAAGAGGCCATTTACGCTTATTCGCAGGGTGATTTTGTCACCGCACGAGATATGTTTGCCAGCATCGCAGAAACAGGCCATGCTTGGGCGCAATATAACTACGCTACCATGCTACGTGACGGTGAAGGAGGTGAACAAGACCTTACCGCAGCAGTGAAATGGCTTAAACGCTCAGCCGCTCAAGACAACCCTAAGGCCAAAGTCGCCCTCAGCGAGCTATGTAAAACGCACAAGTGTGATTAG
- the dbpA gene encoding ATP-dependent RNA helicase DbpA: MAISSFSQLALRPELLQRLADLNYVLPTAVQAISLQPALAGEDLVVKGKTGSGKTLAFTLALLNKLRCDATHVQALVLCPTRELAEQVSVEIKQVAALIANVRVLTLCGGMPIGAQVSALKQGAHIVVGTPGRVEEHLLNGALMLSEVDTLVLDEADQMLDMGFMETLDSILVYLPPNRQNLMFSATYPEKIMQAAKRFMASPQLLEANEQPSHSNIKQVFYKLDNNKMRFNALRVLLAQHQPQSCIVFCNTKVETKRLFSELQQTGLACVELHGDLDQGEREWSLLSFANKSANILVATDVAARGLDVEAVDLVVNYHLALEPQTHVHRIGRTGRGEHKGLAVSLFGEKEMFKVEQLQSLFQHPLEQGKLPSHTLLDKPAYKPNMVTLMIAGGKQQKLRKGDIVGCLTGEEGISVKQIGKINIYDVQTFVAVKREAVKPALRKLNQSRIKNKRFKAMRA, encoded by the coding sequence GTGGCAATATCTTCTTTTTCTCAATTGGCGTTGCGCCCAGAGTTACTGCAGCGACTTGCTGATTTAAACTATGTACTGCCGACAGCCGTGCAAGCAATCAGCCTACAGCCAGCACTGGCAGGTGAAGACTTAGTGGTGAAAGGGAAAACGGGCTCGGGAAAAACCTTAGCTTTTACCCTGGCACTGCTGAATAAACTGCGCTGTGATGCTACTCATGTACAGGCACTGGTATTATGCCCAACCAGAGAGTTGGCCGAGCAAGTCAGTGTGGAAATAAAGCAAGTGGCGGCGCTGATTGCTAACGTGCGAGTGTTAACCTTATGTGGGGGGATGCCAATTGGTGCCCAGGTAAGTGCCTTAAAGCAAGGCGCGCACATTGTTGTGGGGACTCCAGGGCGCGTTGAGGAGCATCTGCTCAATGGTGCGCTGATGCTTAGTGAAGTGGATACTCTGGTGTTAGACGAAGCCGATCAAATGTTAGACATGGGCTTTATGGAAACCTTAGATAGCATTTTGGTGTACTTGCCACCAAATCGTCAGAACTTGATGTTTAGCGCCACCTATCCGGAAAAAATTATGCAGGCTGCTAAACGCTTTATGGCGTCTCCGCAATTGCTGGAAGCCAATGAGCAGCCAAGCCACAGTAATATTAAGCAAGTTTTTTATAAGCTCGATAACAACAAGATGCGCTTTAATGCCCTGCGAGTGCTGCTGGCCCAGCATCAACCACAATCGTGTATTGTGTTTTGTAATACCAAAGTGGAAACCAAACGACTATTTTCAGAGCTGCAACAAACTGGCCTCGCCTGTGTTGAATTACATGGTGACTTAGACCAAGGTGAGCGCGAATGGTCACTGTTATCGTTTGCCAATAAAAGTGCCAACATCTTAGTCGCCACCGATGTCGCTGCCCGAGGTCTTGACGTTGAAGCCGTAGACTTAGTCGTTAATTATCATCTGGCGTTAGAGCCGCAAACCCATGTTCATCGCATTGGCCGTACAGGGCGAGGAGAGCATAAAGGGCTGGCTGTGTCTTTATTCGGTGAAAAAGAAATGTTCAAAGTTGAACAGTTACAAAGCCTATTTCAGCACCCGCTAGAGCAAGGTAAGCTACCCAGTCATACGTTGTTAGATAAACCAGCTTACAAGCCAAATATGGTGACCCTAATGATCGCCGGAGGCAAGCAACAAAAGTTGCGTAAGGGTGATATCGTTGGTTGCTTAACTGGGGAAGAGGGGATCAGTGTTAAACAAATTGGCAAGATCAACATCTACGATGTGCAGACTTTTGTGGCGGTAAAACGCGAAGCAGTCAAGCCAGCCTTACGGAAATTAAACCAGAGTCGAATTAAGAACAAGCGCTTTAAAGCAATGCGAGCTTAA
- the rho gene encoding transcription termination factor Rho encodes MHLRELKDKSINELVKLAESMGLENVARLRKQDIIFAILKAHAKSGENIYGGGVLEILQDGFGFLRSSEASYLAGPDDIYVSPSQIRRFSLRTGDTIGGLIRPPKDGERYFALLKVNEVNFDKPENSRTKILFENLTPIHANERMVMERGNGSTEDITARVLDLASPIGKGQRALIVAPPKAGKTMLLQNIAQSITYNNPDATLMVLLIDERPEEVTEMQRLVQGEVIASTFDEPANRHVQVAEMVIEKAKRLVEHKKDVVILLDSITRLARAYNTVIPSSGKVLTGGVDANALHKPKRFFGAARNVEEGGSLTIIATALIDTGSKMDEVIYEEFKGTGNMELHLNRKIAEKRVFPAIDFNRSGTRREELLTKTDELQKMWILRKIVHEMSEIDAMEFLIDKLSMSKTNNEFFDSMRRK; translated from the coding sequence ATGCATTTACGCGAATTAAAAGACAAGTCAATCAATGAACTTGTAAAACTTGCTGAGTCCATGGGACTTGAAAACGTAGCTCGTTTAAGAAAACAAGATATAATCTTTGCTATTTTGAAAGCGCACGCCAAAAGCGGCGAAAACATTTATGGCGGCGGCGTTTTAGAAATTCTTCAAGATGGCTTCGGCTTTTTGCGTTCGTCAGAAGCATCTTATCTCGCAGGTCCAGACGATATTTATGTATCTCCGAGCCAAATTAGACGCTTTAGTTTGCGTACCGGTGACACTATCGGTGGTTTGATAAGACCACCTAAAGATGGTGAACGATATTTCGCGCTATTAAAAGTCAATGAAGTTAACTTCGACAAGCCGGAAAACTCTCGTACTAAGATCTTATTTGAAAACTTAACGCCAATCCACGCTAATGAACGCATGGTCATGGAGCGCGGTAACGGCAGTACAGAAGACATCACCGCGCGAGTATTAGATCTCGCATCGCCAATAGGTAAAGGTCAACGGGCACTGATTGTTGCGCCACCGAAGGCGGGTAAGACCATGTTACTACAAAACATTGCCCAGTCGATTACCTATAACAACCCAGACGCCACTCTAATGGTATTGCTTATCGATGAACGTCCTGAAGAAGTGACCGAGATGCAGCGCTTGGTACAAGGTGAAGTGATCGCATCTACCTTCGATGAGCCGGCCAACCGTCACGTTCAAGTTGCGGAAATGGTAATTGAAAAAGCCAAACGTTTAGTCGAGCACAAAAAAGACGTGGTGATCTTACTCGACTCCATCACTCGTCTAGCGCGTGCTTACAACACGGTTATTCCATCATCTGGTAAGGTGTTAACCGGTGGTGTTGATGCCAACGCATTGCACAAACCAAAGCGCTTCTTCGGTGCTGCGCGTAATGTTGAAGAAGGCGGCAGCTTAACCATTATCGCTACGGCTCTCATCGATACTGGCTCTAAGATGGATGAAGTCATCTACGAAGAGTTTAAAGGCACAGGTAACATGGAGCTGCACCTAAACCGTAAGATTGCAGAAAAACGTGTCTTCCCAGCTATTGACTTTAACCGTTCAGGTACTCGTCGTGAGGAGCTTCTCACTAAGACTGACGAATTACAAAAAATGTGGATTCTGCGTAAGATTGTCCATGAAATGAGTGAAATCGATGCCATGGAATTCTTAATTGATAAGCTCTCAATGAGCAAAACCAATAACGAGTTTTTTGACTCCATGCGCCGTAAGTAG
- a CDS encoding M20/M25/M40 family metallo-hydrolase: protein MTLFAAGFGQAVAEEFTAKQLQQVAQVRQAAQDSSLSWQLLSELTTEIGPRLPGTENDKKAVAWAQAQFERLGFDKVWVEEATFPHWRRYHESATILSPSEQPLHLTALGNSVSTPEQGLSAEVVLFETLDELIAAPDGSLDGKIAFINYRMNRDIDGNGYGPAVKARGVGAVEAAKKGAIAYMMRSVSTSAHRFAHTGGSHYQAGVKKIPATAVANPDADQLERLINGGHRVKVQMNIQTEDLGEGTSYNVIGEITGSELPQQYVLIGGHLDSWDLGTGALDDGAGVALTMAAAKHIADVKRPKRSIRVVLFAAEELGLWGAKAYFKQHQGELDNIVAAAESDFGADVVYAFESNVDAHSLPVVRAIAKQLEPLGVKYIGKNGAHGGPDLIPLKNATSAPIFALHQDGTDYFDYHHTADDTLDKVDPEKLKQNTAAYAVFALMAADAKRTMSGK, encoded by the coding sequence ATGACATTATTTGCCGCTGGCTTTGGCCAAGCTGTGGCCGAAGAGTTTACTGCCAAGCAATTACAGCAAGTTGCCCAAGTGCGACAAGCGGCTCAAGACAGCTCACTAAGCTGGCAACTGCTCAGTGAGTTAACCACCGAAATCGGCCCCCGATTACCCGGTACTGAAAACGACAAAAAAGCGGTCGCATGGGCGCAAGCACAGTTCGAGCGTTTAGGGTTTGATAAAGTGTGGGTAGAAGAAGCCACTTTTCCCCATTGGCGTCGCTATCATGAGTCCGCCACTATCCTTAGCCCCAGTGAGCAACCTCTGCACCTAACGGCATTAGGTAACAGTGTAAGCACACCAGAGCAAGGCCTCAGCGCTGAGGTTGTGCTGTTTGAGACGTTGGACGAATTAATCGCAGCGCCTGACGGCAGCCTTGATGGCAAAATCGCTTTTATTAACTACCGTATGAATCGCGATATTGATGGTAACGGCTACGGCCCTGCAGTGAAAGCTCGGGGCGTTGGCGCGGTAGAAGCGGCCAAGAAAGGCGCCATTGCCTATATGATGCGCTCTGTCAGCACCAGTGCTCACCGTTTTGCCCATACCGGTGGTAGTCATTACCAAGCAGGGGTTAAGAAGATCCCAGCCACGGCTGTCGCCAACCCCGACGCCGACCAGCTGGAGCGCCTGATCAATGGCGGTCACCGCGTCAAAGTGCAAATGAACATTCAAACCGAAGATCTTGGTGAAGGCACCAGCTATAATGTGATTGGTGAGATCACCGGCAGCGAATTACCTCAGCAATACGTGTTAATTGGCGGCCACTTAGATTCTTGGGATTTAGGCACAGGAGCATTGGATGACGGTGCAGGTGTGGCATTAACCATGGCAGCAGCAAAGCACATTGCCGATGTAAAACGTCCCAAGCGCAGTATTCGAGTGGTGCTGTTTGCGGCTGAAGAATTGGGCCTTTGGGGTGCCAAAGCCTACTTTAAGCAACATCAAGGTGAGCTGGATAATATTGTCGCTGCCGCGGAGTCGGACTTTGGCGCCGATGTTGTCTATGCTTTTGAATCGAATGTGGATGCTCACTCACTCCCTGTCGTCAGAGCCATCGCCAAGCAACTCGAGCCGCTTGGAGTCAAGTATATTGGCAAAAACGGCGCCCATGGCGGGCCGGATCTTATTCCACTCAAAAACGCCACGTCAGCGCCAATTTTCGCTTTACATCAAGATGGTACCGACTACTTCGATTACCACCATACAGCCGACGACACCTTAGATAAGGTTGACCCAGAAAAGCTAAAACAAAATACCGCAGCCTATGCTGTATTTGCTTTAATGGCTGCAGATGCCAAGCGAACCATGTCTGGCAAATAG
- a CDS encoding methyl-accepting chemotaxis protein, translating into MKQNRLIIITALLNCIAAVIALTLMSETSWQLLTIIAVICVSSAGHYFFISRKASTEQQFQQLANRLVNEEGVDLTYRFDEQDRNLPHSCLVMNDCFAVMEHIIGEVYNSSSRLYPMADSLKDTYASMTQKATLQHSHGQHLAQSIAAVLEVSSQLDESLEQIHHSVEDATNAVQQTRQDTNKSQTSLLSLADNIKKTNEQIEALKADSNEISSVIEVINAIAEQTNLLALNAAIEAARAGELGRGFAVVADEVRSLAARTSQSTKEVSQVIAKIQSGTDAVYELMQAALEETDATVKLSEASTNEVDEIEKAMLSINQMSQNIHQQVGEQKRASDEAQESVESMVVLNSDALSSTKIQAVSNRDLIELSKSIQEKLSLFKVTEAPLNTEARKDLARLVTDEEPDAAEPQSDNNEVELF; encoded by the coding sequence ATGAAGCAGAATCGCCTCATTATTATTACCGCGCTGTTAAATTGTATTGCCGCTGTTATAGCGCTAACACTGATGTCTGAAACGAGTTGGCAACTGCTCACTATAATTGCGGTAATCTGTGTTTCCAGCGCTGGTCATTATTTTTTTATAAGTCGCAAAGCCAGTACCGAACAACAATTCCAGCAGCTTGCCAACCGTCTAGTGAATGAAGAAGGAGTCGATTTAACGTATCGTTTTGATGAGCAAGATCGTAACCTTCCTCACTCCTGTCTAGTGATGAATGACTGTTTTGCGGTGATGGAGCATATTATAGGCGAAGTATATAACTCATCCTCACGCCTTTATCCCATGGCAGACAGCCTCAAAGACACCTATGCGTCGATGACACAAAAGGCAACATTGCAACATTCTCATGGCCAACATTTAGCGCAATCTATCGCCGCCGTGTTGGAAGTATCCTCACAACTGGATGAAAGCCTTGAGCAAATTCATCACTCGGTAGAAGATGCCACCAATGCCGTTCAGCAGACTCGCCAAGACACCAATAAAAGTCAGACGAGTTTGCTGTCACTTGCAGACAACATCAAAAAGACCAATGAGCAAATAGAAGCTTTAAAAGCAGATAGTAATGAAATAAGCTCGGTTATCGAAGTAATTAATGCCATTGCCGAACAAACCAACTTGTTAGCCCTCAATGCAGCGATAGAAGCGGCACGAGCGGGTGAACTTGGCCGCGGTTTTGCCGTCGTAGCCGACGAAGTAAGAAGCCTAGCAGCTAGAACCAGCCAATCGACTAAAGAAGTAAGCCAGGTTATTGCCAAAATTCAATCCGGCACCGACGCAGTGTATGAGCTAATGCAGGCAGCTCTAGAAGAAACGGATGCCACAGTCAAGTTAAGCGAAGCATCCACCAACGAGGTCGATGAAATAGAAAAAGCCATGCTGTCAATTAACCAGATGTCGCAAAATATCCACCAGCAGGTCGGCGAACAAAAGCGTGCCTCTGACGAAGCCCAAGAGAGTGTCGAATCCATGGTGGTGCTTAACTCTGATGCCTTATCGAGCACGAAAATACAAGCCGTGTCCAATCGCGATCTTATTGAGTTGTCAAAAAGCATTCAAGAGAAGCTGTCCTTATTTAAGGTGACAGAAGCGCCGTTAAATACCGAAGCCAGGAAAGACCTGGCACGATTAGTAACGGACGAAGAGCCAGATGCTGCAGAGCCGCAGTCAGACAATAATGAGGTTGAGCTGTTTTAA
- a CDS encoding DNA-J related domain-containing protein, translating into MFNPLVDAIFNLICQSEQLKVHTIAAELMRQQQLPQLDDDPNKDLFKRNFLIMNALYTLQGELAEQQQYLHVAALNVYLDKEPSQVNISQSDPLREYYLDWQNYETSSAEVAELLDNFWRRFGQQQPLVSAKNVDIGAIAQRWGLPEHYDRAKLSKYWRRLALAHHPDKAGDEERFKELQDEYEALKLALL; encoded by the coding sequence ATGTTCAATCCGCTTGTAGACGCTATTTTCAACCTAATTTGCCAATCTGAGCAATTAAAAGTGCACACCATTGCCGCTGAACTCATGCGCCAACAACAACTGCCACAACTCGACGATGACCCCAATAAAGACTTATTTAAGCGTAACTTTCTCATCATGAACGCCTTGTATACGCTACAAGGCGAGCTGGCAGAGCAACAACAGTATTTGCATGTTGCCGCACTTAATGTTTATTTAGACAAAGAGCCGAGCCAAGTGAATATCAGCCAGTCAGACCCACTACGAGAGTATTATCTCGATTGGCAAAACTACGAAACCAGTAGCGCTGAAGTCGCCGAACTTTTAGATAACTTTTGGCGCCGATTTGGCCAACAACAGCCTTTGGTGTCAGCAAAAAATGTCGACATTGGCGCCATTGCACAAAGGTGGGGGTTACCAGAGCACTACGATCGGGCTAAGCTGAGCAAATATTGGCGCCGACTTGCTCTGGCACACCACCCCGACAAAGCGGGGGATGAAGAACGCTTCAAAGAGTTACAAGATGAGTATGAAGCGCTTAAGCTCGCATTGCTTTAA